A stretch of the Sorangium aterium genome encodes the following:
- a CDS encoding type II toxin-antitoxin system VapC family toxin: protein MKLLLDTHVWLWAVLTPERIAATARQAIEDPHNTLLISAASAWEIAVKHAIGKLPLPEKPELLVPRVIAALEAIELPVTSRHAISSAALPYHHRDPFDRLLVAQALCEGAALVTVDELLTRYGATVLWAGS, encoded by the coding sequence GTGAAGCTGCTCCTTGACACCCATGTGTGGCTCTGGGCTGTGCTCACGCCGGAGCGCATCGCCGCGACGGCCCGTCAGGCCATCGAGGATCCTCACAACACCCTCCTGATCTCCGCCGCGAGCGCCTGGGAGATCGCGGTCAAGCACGCGATCGGCAAGCTCCCGCTCCCCGAGAAGCCGGAGCTCCTCGTCCCGCGGGTCATCGCCGCGCTCGAAGCGATCGAGCTCCCCGTGACCTCCCGTCACGCGATCTCGTCCGCGGCCTTGCCGTACCATCACCGAGATCCCTTCGATCGCCTCCTCGTGGCACAGGCGCTTTGCGAAGGCGCAGCGCTCGTCACAGTGGACGAGCTGCTCACTCGCTACGGCGCCACAGTGCTCTGGGCCGGATCGTGA